In the genome of Anabaena cylindrica PCC 7122, the window AAATGTTGACCCAATTCTTGAGCAGCTACTTGGAGAACTGATTGCGGGTCAAGCGATCGCCTAATTGCTGTTCCAATCGAGTTAACCAAGCGTTCTTTGCGGGCTTGGAGAGCGATCGAACGGTAGGCTTTATGTAATTTATACTGACTAGCTTGCAGGTAAGTTACCAATCGCTGTACAAACGGGTCAGTATCAATATCACAAGCATATTCGTTTTGAAATGTTCCCGATTCTCTTCTTGACTTACCAATTCCAAATCTCTGACGTGCCAGATTAATTTTGTCCACTAAATCCGGTCGATAAACCTCAATCCTGCTTAATATCAACTCTGCCGCTTTGAGACTGACTCCTCTCTCCGAAGTCCAAATTCCCTCAAATCTGCGCGCTGTGTCCATATCTAGCCCAGGAGTAATTTCTGGTAACTGCTGATTTTTGGTAATAGAGCCAAGGCTTTCCCGGCACACCAAACAGGTAGCATAATTATCGGCAACAACAACCAAATGCCACTCTTGACTTAAAGCATCATCCGGTTCAAAAGCTACCTTTTCATAGTATTCCGAGCTATTAGCAAACTCTGTTTCTGGTGCGGACAATACGTATATTTGATTACTTCGCTGCGAAAGCCGTTGATAGCGATGAGCTTCTTGGCGGTAGAATCGCTCTCTTTGGAAACTAGCAATAATCAGAGGCTGATCCAAGGTGGCCGCCAAAACCTGATCTTCCATTGCATGGGAGAGCGCCGTTAGTGAAGCCTTGAAATATAACTGGGGACGCAGGTAAGGTAGTGACTGTAGCAAATCACTCAGCACGGAAGTCGAAATGCTCATGAATATCGTTAAACGCCCAATCTAGACAAGATCCACTTCACAAATGAATTGTACAAATTAAAACTGGTGATTGGTGATTGGAAAAAACTATTACCCATTACCTATTACCAGTTCCTTGAAATTAATCAAAGTTCCTATGGCCAATATACATTCTTGGTTATCTTTTCTATCATTTAGCCTAGCAAAGGTAACTTGTAGCTTTTTCAGCAAATACAGCCAAAATACCACAGTATGGGATACTGCTGAAAGCTAAGTTGCTAAAGCCTTAGAGAACTCCACAAAAAAGATGATCCAATCTTGTGGGATGGGCATCTTGCCCGTCCTTGTATTATTAGCGGGCTTTTCGGCCCGCACCACAAGAAATTTTGGGATATTTTTTTAATTGGAGAACTCTTACTAATTTTTGAGCGCGATCTCGTTCGCGTAGAGAAGCGCGACCTAGGAATCGCCAAAAAAAATAAAAAACAACTTGGTTATTTTGTATACTTAATAGGCTTAGTAAAACTCAAAAAATTTTTAAGTAAACACGAGGATAAGCATTTTCTACGTATACCATCTCTTAATCCTCATCAACGAATAAACCAGGTAAAAATCCCCAATTTCCAGCCTTGACTTCAAAGAGAGAACAGATAAATTGATAAGGATTTGGTAAGTGGTGATTGGTGTTGGCGGTAGCCTGCCGTTAGGCATATGGTAATTAATTGGTAATTGGATTATTAACCTCCCCATCTCTCCTCCCCAGCCCAATTCCTGCAAATCTAGACCTGTATAGGGAATTTTAGCTCATGACACCGGATACATTGATGACCCCGGAAAAAATCTTATTGGATGGAAAGACTTTTATTCCCGCAGAACAGATACCTATTCCAGAATGGCCTTCTGTGGTTATTGAAAGACCACAGCCAACTTTGACAGTTAAAGATGATGATTTATTTTTGGTGACAGACACCATAGGAAACATTTCTGGTTGTTCACTGAATGACGGAAATCCTAGCATGGGACTGTTTTGCTGTGATACAAGGTTTTTGAGTCGTCTAGAATTGCAGATTGATGGGCGATCGCCTGTTTTATTGAGTAGCACCGCTGATAAGGGCTTTGCGCTCTCGGTTTTGTGTACTAACCCCAGAATTGAGAATCACCTAAATGCTGATACTATTGGCATTCGACGGGAAATAGTACTTAATGGCGCACTTTTTGAAGAAATAGAAGTAGCTAACTACAGCACCACTAACATCAGTTTTGAACTCAGTCTCAGCTTTGATGCGGATTTTGTAGACTTATTTGAAGTCCGTGGTCATAACCGCGAAAAACGGGGTAGATTGTTGCGGTTAGCAGAGCCAACACACTTAGAAGAAATAGCTGATGGTGTTGCAGCACCTTTAGCAAATCCATCACACCGAGAAGAATCTCTGACACTGGCTTATCAAGGTTTAGATGGTGCAATCATGGAATCCCGTATCCAATTCCAGCACCGACAACCAGATTATTTCAAAGGTTACACAGCGGTTTGGCGGCTAGATTTAGCTTCTCACGAAACCCAAAAGCTTGGTTATCGGCTGAATATGCTCACCAATAACCAGACTAGTTCCACTGTGAATGCAGCTATTACTTTGGTACAAGCAAAAGCTTCTGAATTGATGGAGGAGCAAATTTGGGTACAACAAATTACTCGCATTAGTTCTGATAAAAGTCTTTTCAATCGAGTCATTGAAAGGGCTGAACAAGATTTGTATTTGTTGCGTCAGTCTTTTGGAAAGTATAAAACTGTTTCGGCTGGTGTACCGTGGTTTTCAACTTTGTTTGGGAGGGATTCTATTATTACCGCTTCCCAAACCTTGATGTTAAATCCCCAAATCGCTAAAGAAACTTTGATGCTGTTAGCGGCATATCAAGGTAAAAAGGAGGATGAATGGCGAGAAGAAGAACCAGGTAAGATTTTACACGAGTTACGAATGGGAGAATTGGCACGTTGTCAAGAAATTCCCCATACACCTTACTACGGGACGGTTGATGCTACTCCTCTGTGGTTGATGTTGTATGCTGATTACTACGCTTGGACTCATGATCAAGAAACCCTAGAGCAACTTTGGCGAAATGCTTTAGCCGCAATGGATTGGATTGATCGGAATCTCAAACAAACTGGCTATCTTAGCTATCACCGGAAATCAAAACGCGGTTTGACTAACCAAGGTTGGAAAGATTCTGGTGATTGTATTGTCAACAGAAAAGGGGAATTAGCTCATGGTTCAATTTCTCTTTGTGAAGTGCAAGCTTATGTCTATGCTGCCAAAATTAAATTAGCAGAAATAGCTAAGATGAAAAAGCGTCTAGATTTGGCAGATCGTTGGCAAGAAGAAGCTCAAAATCTCAAAGTTAGATTTAACAAAGATTTTTGGATTGAAGACCAAGATTTCTGCGCTTTGGCTTTAGATGGGGAAGGAAATCAAGTAGATAGTATTAGCTCTAATCCTGGTCATTGTCTGCAATTAGGAATTTTTACACCAGAAAAAGCCTACAGTGTGGCGGAAAGGTTGCGAGCGCCTGATATGTTTAATGGTTGGGGTATTCGCACCTTAAGTAGTTTGTCTCCTGCATATAATCCCATGGGCTATCATACTGGTTCTGTTTGGCCTCATGATAATTCTCTGATTGGGATGGGATTGCGATCGCTCGGTTTAATAGATCAAGCGTTGGAATTATTTCAAGGTTTGTTTGACATGACTAACCATCAGTCCTATCAACGTCCACCAGAATTGTTTTGCGGTTACGAACTTAACGGTGATAATGCTCCTGTACAGTATCCCGTTGCTTGTAGTCCCCAAGCTTGGGCTACAGGTAGCATTTTTCAATTGTTGCAAATGATGGTGAATTTAGTTCCAGACGCGCAAAATAATTGTTTGCGAATAATTGACCCTGCTTTGCCAGATTCAATCAATCGTTTATCTTTACATAATTTGCGTGTTGGTGGCACTATTCTCGATTTGGAATTTGAGCGAGTTGGTAGCACTACCGCTTGTCGGGTGGCGAAAAAACGCGGTAATCTCCGGGTGGTGATTGAAGCGTAAAATGTCTGAATCAGGATTTACAGGATTTGAGGATTTACAGGATGATTAGAAAATACATAATCAATTATGTTAATTTTTTATTTATCCTCTAAATTCTCTATAATCTTATTAATCCTGTTTCTCACATCTAATACTAATTCAATAAAAAAATGCGATAGATGCGTAGGTTGGGTTGAACAAAGTGAAACCCAACATCCACAAAGTTTTGAAGTGTTGGTTTTCGTCCCATTGCTCCGCGTTCACGTAGTGTCCCGCAGGGATACGTTTACGTTCCACAACCCAACCTACATCTGTAACAATCATTTTTCAAATTGGTATAATGACTTACTTAGAGGATGAGTAAAAAATATTGTCAATCTTAATCCTGTTAATCCTTAAATCCTGTATATTCTGATTCTGACAGTTACTTGCAAAGTGCTGTATTTACCAAAATTTCCTGTTGACGATCTTTTTGTTCACAAGAAGCATCAGCTTGAGTAAATTCGTCAAATAGGTGAAAAAATTTCTCTAAAGCACTCTGTTCATCTGTGGAAAAAACAGAATTATTTGATCCCATATTTGATGAGAAACAATACTAAATTTCTGTTGCATCCAATTTTGAAATTCTGAAAATTTTTGTTCTTGTGCTGTTTGAGGTATTCCCATTTGGCGACGTGCAAAACAGTAACCAGCTATAAAAGTACGGAGATTAGTGATATTTACTCGTCCTAAATACATAGCTGGACGTTTCTGAATATTACGAATTAAATCATACAAATCAACCATGATATTCCTCCAGCTTAAAATTCTGTTTCAGTAATTTGAAATTCTCTACCTAAGTTTTGTGCAGCACAATAGAGGTTGTTTATCCAGTTTATCCAGAATAATTGAACTCAGATAAACGCAGGCGGATGAAAAAAACCATTGCGTTTTTGGGAGTGAGGATATTATTCTTGTAAACTAGAGAAAGATGTAAAAACAATTATATGACCAGGGTTTATCTAGACACCAGTATTTATAATCGTCCATTTGACGACCAAACACAGCCCAAAATCTTTCTAGAAACACAGGCGGTTATTTTAATTTTACAAATGGTAGAAGCAAAAATACTAGAATTAGTTAGTTCTTCAGTTCTAGAATATGAAAATAGCCGTAACCCTTTCACCTTGAATCAGCAATCAATGGAGCGATATTTACAACTAGCATCTTTAAGAGTATTAATAGATGAAAATATTAGAATCAGAGCAAAACAACTAGAACAGCAAG includes:
- a CDS encoding PIN domain-containing protein is translated as MTRVYLDTSIYNRPFDDQTQPKIFLETQAVILILQMVEAKILELVSSSVLEYENSRNPFTLNQQSMERYLQLASLRVLIDENIRIRAKQLEQQGVKPIDALHVACAESSQSNYFITCDKRLINRCQDLSLQVINPTDLILEREDDN
- a CDS encoding amylo-alpha-1,6-glucosidase gives rise to the protein MTPDTLMTPEKILLDGKTFIPAEQIPIPEWPSVVIERPQPTLTVKDDDLFLVTDTIGNISGCSLNDGNPSMGLFCCDTRFLSRLELQIDGRSPVLLSSTADKGFALSVLCTNPRIENHLNADTIGIRREIVLNGALFEEIEVANYSTTNISFELSLSFDADFVDLFEVRGHNREKRGRLLRLAEPTHLEEIADGVAAPLANPSHREESLTLAYQGLDGAIMESRIQFQHRQPDYFKGYTAVWRLDLASHETQKLGYRLNMLTNNQTSSTVNAAITLVQAKASELMEEQIWVQQITRISSDKSLFNRVIERAEQDLYLLRQSFGKYKTVSAGVPWFSTLFGRDSIITASQTLMLNPQIAKETLMLLAAYQGKKEDEWREEEPGKILHELRMGELARCQEIPHTPYYGTVDATPLWLMLYADYYAWTHDQETLEQLWRNALAAMDWIDRNLKQTGYLSYHRKSKRGLTNQGWKDSGDCIVNRKGELAHGSISLCEVQAYVYAAKIKLAEIAKMKKRLDLADRWQEEAQNLKVRFNKDFWIEDQDFCALALDGEGNQVDSISSNPGHCLQLGIFTPEKAYSVAERLRAPDMFNGWGIRTLSSLSPAYNPMGYHTGSVWPHDNSLIGMGLRSLGLIDQALELFQGLFDMTNHQSYQRPPELFCGYELNGDNAPVQYPVACSPQAWATGSIFQLLQMMVNLVPDAQNNCLRIIDPALPDSINRLSLHNLRVGGTILDLEFERVGSTTACRVAKKRGNLRVVIEA